The following coding sequences lie in one Bacteroides helcogenes P 36-108 genomic window:
- a CDS encoding sulfatase family protein, translated as MKRNIALMIPLLAASVQAGNIRKPNIIFVLVDDMGYGDVSALNEQCPFGTPHLDGMVRNGISFTDAHSCSAVSTPSRYGILTGRYNWRSNLKSQVYWGDETCLIPEGRSTMASMLKEKGYSTACIGKWHLGWDWPGIEKGKDSIDFEKPIGRGPTAVGFDYFYGICGSLDMAPYVYVENERPTAIPDHYTEGTGLGFWRKGLTAPDFVHEQVLPNFTQRAVNYIHQHAADRNPFFLYLPLPSPHTPILPTKDWEGRSGVGAYGDFVMMTDAMMGQVLQALADCGIEENTLVVFTSDNGCSPAADFKTLKEKGHNPSYIFRGMKSDLYEGGHRIPCLLQWKGHTKPGKVEQTICLTDFFATFADLNGIKLKDNEGEDSYSLKTLLRRPDSKKIVREATVHHSYDGDFSIRQGNWKLVVTPTSGGWSYPMAEDVKKGGFPLLQLYDIKNDIGEKQNVVAKHKSVALQLLKLLQVYVTAGRSTPGTKQANDGEGRWKELEKVFKDYPELADE; from the coding sequence CATCGCGCTAATGATCCCCTTATTGGCCGCATCAGTACAAGCCGGAAACATCCGGAAGCCCAATATCATTTTCGTATTGGTGGACGATATGGGATATGGAGACGTATCCGCCCTCAATGAGCAATGTCCTTTCGGCACTCCACATTTAGACGGAATGGTGCGAAACGGAATCAGTTTCACCGATGCGCACTCCTGCTCCGCCGTAAGCACACCTTCACGCTACGGCATACTTACAGGCAGATATAACTGGCGTTCCAATTTGAAATCACAAGTATATTGGGGTGACGAAACCTGCCTGATTCCCGAAGGACGATCCACGATGGCCTCCATGCTTAAAGAAAAAGGTTACTCCACTGCTTGCATCGGCAAATGGCATCTGGGATGGGACTGGCCGGGCATAGAGAAAGGCAAAGACAGCATCGACTTCGAGAAGCCTATCGGAAGAGGACCTACTGCTGTGGGATTTGACTATTTTTATGGCATCTGCGGTTCCTTGGATATGGCTCCTTATGTCTATGTAGAAAACGAGCGCCCCACGGCTATTCCCGATCACTATACAGAAGGCACGGGACTGGGATTCTGGCGTAAAGGCCTGACGGCTCCCGACTTTGTTCACGAACAAGTTCTGCCCAATTTTACCCAACGCGCCGTAAACTACATACACCAACACGCGGCAGACCGGAATCCGTTCTTTCTCTATCTGCCCCTTCCTTCGCCCCATACCCCAATTCTCCCTACTAAAGATTGGGAAGGACGTTCGGGCGTAGGTGCTTACGGAGATTTTGTCATGATGACAGATGCCATGATGGGGCAGGTGTTACAGGCGTTGGCCGACTGCGGCATCGAAGAAAATACGCTGGTGGTGTTTACTTCGGACAATGGATGTTCGCCTGCGGCAGATTTCAAGACCCTAAAGGAAAAAGGACACAACCCCAGCTATATCTTCCGTGGCATGAAGTCCGACTTGTACGAGGGAGGACATCGCATTCCCTGCCTGTTGCAGTGGAAAGGACATACCAAGCCCGGAAAGGTGGAGCAGACTATCTGCCTTACCGACTTCTTTGCTACTTTTGCCGATTTGAACGGTATCAAGCTGAAAGACAACGAAGGAGAAGATAGTTATAGTCTGAAAACGCTGCTACGCCGCCCTGATTCAAAGAAGATAGTCCGCGAAGCCACTGTACATCATTCCTATGACGGTGATTTCTCCATCCGGCAAGGCAATTGGAAGCTCGTTGTCACCCCTACATCCGGTGGATGGAGCTATCCGATGGCAGAAGATGTGAAAAAAGGCGGTTTCCCCCTATTGCAACTGTATGATATCAAAAACGACATCGGAGAAAAGCAAAATGTCGTAGCCAAGCACAAAAGCGTCGCTTTGCAGTTGCTGAAACTGCTGCAAGTATATGTCACAGCAGGAAGAAGCACTCCGGGAACCAAGCAAGCCAATGACGGAGAAGGGAGATGGAAGGAATTAGAGAAGGTATTCAAGGATTATCCTGAATTGGCTGACGAGTAA